In a single window of the Gracilimonas sp. genome:
- a CDS encoding lamin tail domain-containing protein has translation MAQKLLSGKHLKTLHIALFFLVASLGIKATAQSVLLPGDVVIVSANADTQSIDFIPLIDIEKGTELYFSNGKWDRSAQTLSGSELKVLFNTSVQAGTNIHLNYVTDERLEVSGEINFEGGTHRLFAYQKEEVYRFIFALGWGKGVVWNASEEETLGSDIPESLEGNKHTFLTLGEASNYQYYIRNGASGTRNLLLQYVGNPSHWRGKDSAPYPAFGTSFNLLTPPVVLFDQSISTVNESDSVAVLNVAIYEHDGSRLSVDVKFDTLRSITSPDDYVEFQTATLNFTGLIGDGVYEVKVPINDDADYEGRETGIFTLQNLSKGNYGDFLTHSQIILDNEKPEVLISQVMNAPDGAGFIEIKNMEDGVVALNGWSLSTKDQSYTFTGDIVLYPQQTIRVKDGSENLSEDDSSTIIYTDNAKPLLHRKGGELILKDYNGESLHQFSYTELKKQSEITSGRNEVITGNKIITNQNQVRGINDLNPQASILQSIQPGFTAISNTTGLAEAFPETILYGWDESDQSFHEVSSDAFSKYETLIGFFEVQEEEKLAAWKDLSYQKSKSISSLTFTVSATDHDENDILNGIEGLNLAYNRLNVPIEASHLITLAKEKYPEIALNPNIYYFHRTATGELDFVALKKDEQIPAQAPFWILLDNFQPEIELNFDLQEIAQLANPVEVEETEKAASSIKLLLSTQNRKEMVSVNFVNEGRTESVKDLNSYPGLFLGNQQAFLNMAFAGGDDYFKEMTLSSKIEQALLLPLQFSSSNSGKLTLSVSEWESVPSDWEVKLVDKTAGKEYTLREDFSITFDHTVLTGESESDRETTLEDYTVKDRFVVHINPPGQSVEGDEQDDTLPQEVELHQNFPNPFNPATIISFYLPESEEVRLSIFNIVGQPVAVIAEGTMSAGEHQFEWDATDKPSGMYIYQLEVGKSVMTRKMTLVK, from the coding sequence ATGGCCCAAAAGTTACTATCTGGTAAACATTTAAAAACTCTACATATCGCCCTTTTCTTTCTGGTTGCCTCCTTGGGTATCAAGGCAACAGCCCAGTCTGTATTACTTCCGGGTGATGTAGTTATAGTATCTGCCAATGCGGATACTCAGTCCATCGATTTTATACCGCTTATCGATATCGAGAAAGGTACGGAACTGTATTTTTCGAATGGGAAGTGGGATCGTTCTGCTCAAACACTTTCTGGCAGCGAACTGAAAGTATTATTCAATACCTCTGTACAGGCCGGCACCAATATTCATTTAAATTATGTGACAGATGAACGGCTGGAAGTAAGCGGGGAAATCAATTTTGAAGGTGGAACTCACCGACTCTTTGCCTACCAAAAGGAAGAGGTATACCGGTTTATTTTTGCACTCGGTTGGGGTAAGGGTGTTGTATGGAATGCATCAGAAGAAGAAACCCTTGGTTCCGATATCCCTGAAAGTCTTGAAGGAAACAAGCACACTTTCTTAACCCTTGGCGAGGCATCCAATTATCAATATTATATCAGAAACGGAGCCAGCGGAACCCGAAATCTGCTGCTTCAGTATGTAGGTAACCCTAGTCACTGGCGTGGCAAAGATTCGGCTCCTTACCCTGCTTTTGGAACGTCTTTCAATTTGCTGACTCCACCCGTTGTCCTTTTTGATCAAAGTATTTCCACAGTCAATGAATCGGATTCAGTAGCTGTTTTAAATGTCGCAATTTATGAACACGATGGATCAAGATTATCTGTAGACGTTAAGTTTGATACATTAAGGAGTATTACTTCACCTGATGACTACGTAGAGTTTCAGACAGCGACTCTTAATTTTACCGGTTTGATTGGGGATGGAGTTTATGAAGTAAAAGTGCCCATTAATGACGATGCTGATTATGAAGGAAGAGAAACTGGTATTTTCACACTGCAGAATTTATCAAAAGGAAACTATGGTGATTTCCTGACCCACAGCCAGATTATTCTGGATAATGAAAAGCCGGAAGTATTGATTTCTCAGGTGATGAATGCCCCGGATGGTGCCGGTTTTATTGAAATCAAAAATATGGAAGATGGGGTTGTTGCTTTAAATGGGTGGAGCCTTTCGACAAAAGATCAATCATACACTTTTACAGGAGATATAGTATTGTACCCTCAGCAAACCATCCGGGTGAAAGATGGATCTGAAAACTTGAGTGAGGATGACTCTTCAACCATTATTTATACAGATAATGCAAAGCCCTTACTGCACAGAAAAGGGGGCGAATTGATTCTGAAAGACTATAATGGAGAAAGTCTGCATCAGTTCAGCTATACAGAACTCAAAAAGCAAAGTGAAATAACATCTGGCCGCAATGAGGTAATAACCGGCAATAAGATTATTACCAATCAAAATCAGGTGCGAGGTATTAATGACTTAAATCCTCAGGCATCTATACTCCAATCTATACAGCCTGGCTTTACGGCGATTTCAAATACAACCGGCTTAGCGGAAGCTTTCCCTGAAACTATTTTATACGGTTGGGATGAAAGCGACCAAAGCTTTCACGAAGTTTCTTCTGATGCATTTTCAAAGTATGAAACACTGATAGGATTTTTTGAAGTTCAGGAAGAAGAAAAACTTGCAGCGTGGAAAGACTTATCATACCAGAAGTCTAAAAGTATAAGCAGCCTTACATTTACGGTTTCAGCTACCGACCATGATGAGAATGATATCTTAAATGGAATTGAAGGCTTGAACCTAGCATATAACAGGCTAAATGTGCCCATCGAAGCAAGTCATTTGATTACACTGGCCAAAGAGAAGTACCCTGAGATAGCTCTTAATCCAAATATTTATTATTTCCACCGAACGGCTACCGGAGAGCTGGATTTTGTGGCTCTGAAGAAAGATGAACAGATTCCTGCACAGGCACCATTCTGGATTTTGCTTGATAACTTTCAACCTGAAATCGAACTGAATTTTGATCTGCAGGAAATAGCTCAATTAGCTAATCCCGTTGAAGTGGAAGAAACAGAGAAGGCGGCATCATCTATTAAGCTTCTTCTGAGCACTCAAAACCGGAAAGAGATGGTGTCGGTGAATTTTGTGAATGAGGGTAGAACCGAAAGTGTTAAAGACCTGAATTCATATCCAGGGTTGTTTTTAGGCAATCAGCAAGCTTTTTTGAACATGGCCTTTGCTGGAGGGGATGATTATTTTAAAGAAATGACGCTGTCGTCTAAAATTGAACAGGCACTGTTACTACCATTGCAATTTAGTTCTTCGAATTCGGGCAAGCTGACACTTTCCGTAAGCGAATGGGAATCCGTTCCTTCCGACTGGGAAGTTAAGCTAGTAGATAAAACAGCCGGAAAAGAATACACTTTAAGGGAAGATTTTAGTATCACTTTTGATCACACGGTATTAACCGGAGAGAGTGAATCCGATCGGGAAACTACACTAGAGGACTATACTGTAAAAGACCGGTTTGTAGTTCATATAAATCCTCCGGGGCAATCAGTAGAAGGTGATGAACAGGATGATACACTTCCCCAGGAAGTAGAACTTCACCAAAATTTTCCTAATCCATTTAACCCGGCTACAATCATTTCATTTTATTTACCGGAATCGGAAGAAGTTCGTCTGTCAATTTTTAATATTGTTGGGCAACCTGTAGCTGTGATCGCAGAGGGAACCATGTCGGCGGGGGAGCACCAGTTTGAATGGGACGCTACCGACAAACCCAGCGGGATGTATATTTATCAGCTGGAAGTTGGAAAGAGTGTTATGACCCGAAAAATGACGTTAGTTAAATAA
- a CDS encoding dicarboxylate/amino acid:cation symporter translates to MKWYKKLHWQIIIGLILGLLWGLMASVTGLNDFTTDYIKPFGTIFIAMLKLIAMPLVLVSLVVGVTSLNDTTKLSRMGFKTVSIYAVTTVFAITIGLIAVNVIQPGKTLPAETTAALQESYSSSVDDRSATAELVQNRGPLDFIVDIVPENFFAAAANNSSMLQVVFVAILLGIGIIQIGGKKAQTLVDVFDAFNDVIIRIVELIMLTAPYGVFALMASLIIDLAGDDLSQAMELLYALGWYCLTVIIALIVHVFVVYASLFKITSDMKLSTFFRAIQPAMLLGFSTSSSSATLPVTMERVEKNLGVEDEVASFVLPIGATVNMDGTSLYQAVAAVFIAQALGMDLTIAQQLMIVLTATAASIGAAGVPGAGIVMLVIVLEAIQVPTAGIALILGVDRILDMCRTTVNITGDAAVSVAVASSEGRLGAPNLDD, encoded by the coding sequence ATGAAATGGTATAAAAAACTACACTGGCAAATTATAATTGGTTTGATTTTAGGTCTCCTTTGGGGATTAATGGCCAGTGTAACCGGTTTGAATGACTTTACTACTGATTATATCAAACCGTTTGGCACCATTTTTATAGCCATGCTGAAGTTAATTGCGATGCCTCTTGTTTTGGTTTCGCTGGTGGTAGGTGTAACCAGCCTTAATGATACGACCAAGCTTTCAAGGATGGGATTTAAAACGGTATCTATTTATGCTGTTACCACCGTTTTTGCCATCACTATAGGGTTGATTGCGGTGAATGTAATTCAGCCCGGGAAAACCCTGCCCGCAGAAACCACGGCAGCGCTGCAGGAAAGCTACAGCTCTTCGGTCGATGACCGTAGTGCTACCGCCGAGTTGGTTCAGAATCGCGGGCCGCTGGATTTCATTGTAGATATTGTACCTGAAAACTTTTTTGCCGCCGCTGCAAATAATTCAAGCATGCTGCAAGTTGTGTTTGTGGCAATCCTTCTTGGAATTGGGATTATCCAGATTGGAGGTAAAAAGGCACAGACATTAGTGGATGTTTTCGATGCTTTTAATGATGTAATCATACGGATTGTAGAGCTCATTATGTTGACCGCGCCGTATGGTGTTTTTGCGCTGATGGCTTCGCTTATCATAGACCTTGCCGGCGATGACTTATCTCAGGCTATGGAGTTGTTGTATGCATTGGGCTGGTATTGTTTGACCGTTATTATTGCACTCATTGTTCATGTGTTTGTGGTTTATGCCAGCTTGTTTAAAATTACCAGTGATATGAAGCTGTCAACATTCTTCCGGGCCATTCAACCCGCCATGTTGCTTGGCTTTAGTACCAGTTCAAGTTCAGCTACGCTGCCGGTTACCATGGAACGGGTAGAAAAAAATCTGGGTGTTGAAGACGAGGTAGCCAGTTTTGTACTTCCAATTGGTGCTACTGTTAATATGGATGGAACCAGTTTATATCAGGCAGTTGCAGCCGTGTTTATTGCACAGGCTCTGGGAATGGACTTAACTATTGCACAGCAGCTGATGATTGTATTGACAGCAACGGCAGCTTCTATTGGAGCAGCGGGGGTTCCGGGGGCCGGTATCGTGATGTTGGTTATCGTTCTTGAAGCCATTCAGGTACCAACGGCAGGTATAGCTCTCATACTCGGGGTAGACCGTATTCTGGATATGTGTCGCACCACAGTAAATATTACAGGTGACGCTGCGGTATCAGTAGCTGTAGCGTCCTCAGAAGGACGATTAGGAGCACCCAATCTGGATGATTAG
- a CDS encoding DUF92 domain-containing protein, with translation MLDRWVNIFFSLALVFVFILFGDSQQHNQILLGLFLAALLSVIAFILNWLTIDGASSATIFGGFAYGLGGMAGAAVVLAFFISGSVLSKDLISREGFLEKKFRRDGKQVWSNGFWFALWVLIWFLTDVDAFLIGAVTSIATAASDTWSTEIGANRLKGKTRLITSGEKVPPGTDGGISFFGTIAALCGAGFIAAVFWVFAIESALSTILIIAVTGFFGSLIDSYIGARFQNAEYKIPGLSSIGLENMYVSNNFVNWISAGLASVISLILILIIGV, from the coding sequence GTGCTCGATCGCTGGGTAAATATCTTCTTTTCGTTAGCTCTGGTTTTTGTCTTCATATTATTTGGAGATTCCCAACAACACAACCAGATTCTTCTGGGACTTTTCCTTGCCGCATTATTATCGGTTATTGCCTTCATTTTAAATTGGTTAACTATTGACGGAGCCTCATCAGCAACTATATTTGGGGGGTTCGCTTATGGCTTGGGGGGAATGGCTGGAGCCGCAGTAGTACTCGCATTTTTTATTTCCGGATCAGTTCTGTCAAAAGATTTAATCTCCAGAGAAGGTTTTCTGGAAAAAAAATTCCGGCGCGATGGCAAGCAGGTGTGGTCGAATGGATTTTGGTTTGCTCTGTGGGTTTTAATATGGTTCTTAACCGATGTGGATGCTTTTCTGATAGGGGCTGTAACTTCCATAGCCACTGCCGCTTCTGATACCTGGTCTACCGAAATTGGGGCAAACCGATTGAAGGGAAAAACAAGACTTATCACTTCAGGAGAAAAAGTGCCTCCGGGAACGGATGGTGGAATAAGTTTTTTTGGGACAATAGCCGCTCTCTGTGGAGCAGGATTCATTGCCGCTGTGTTCTGGGTTTTTGCTATTGAATCCGCTCTGTCAACCATTTTGATAATTGCTGTAACAGGATTTTTTGGTTCACTCATCGATTCTTACATTGGCGCCCGGTTTCAGAATGCGGAGTACAAAATTCCCGGACTATCATCAATTGGTTTGGAGAATATGTATGTTAGCAACAATTTTGTGAATTGGATTTCTGCAGGTCTGGCTTCAGTAATCAGTTTGATATTAATCTTAATCATTGGCGTATGA
- a CDS encoding Maf family protein — protein MMRIVLASQSPRRKKLLQQIGLAFEICPSNAEEISSHTDPELLVEDLAALKAEDVASKFSESLIIGSDTIVVHNGEVLGKPKNETEAAAFLQQLSGTDHFVYTGVAFVKTDKNGTIQAKHTFNEQTKVTFSTLGEHEIKAYIKSGNPLDKAGAYGIQDDLGALFVEKIVGDYYNVVGFPLNRFYREMQSFIPEFDIMTS, from the coding sequence ATGATGCGAATTGTTTTGGCTTCTCAGAGCCCGCGAAGAAAGAAACTTCTACAACAAATAGGTCTCGCTTTTGAGATTTGCCCAAGCAATGCTGAGGAAATCAGTTCCCACACTGATCCTGAATTGCTGGTCGAAGACCTTGCCGCTTTAAAAGCCGAAGATGTAGCTTCCAAATTCAGTGAAAGTTTAATTATTGGTTCTGATACCATCGTGGTGCATAATGGGGAAGTACTGGGCAAACCCAAAAATGAAACTGAAGCAGCTGCTTTCTTACAACAACTGAGTGGAACCGATCACTTTGTGTATACTGGAGTCGCTTTTGTTAAAACTGATAAAAATGGCACGATTCAAGCTAAACATACCTTTAATGAACAAACAAAAGTAACCTTCAGTACGTTAGGTGAACACGAAATTAAAGCATATATAAAAAGTGGTAATCCATTAGATAAAGCAGGAGCTTATGGAATACAGGATGATTTAGGTGCCTTGTTTGTAGAAAAAATCGTTGGCGACTACTATAATGTAGTTGGTTTTCCGCTGAACCGTTTTTACCGGGAAATGCAGTCCTTCATTCCAGAATTTGATATCATGACTTCATGA
- a CDS encoding tetratricopeptide repeat protein translates to MKKLFRTIFSFFIVGFLACPVFAQNNSDFQLATRLMQQQQYADALPLLQELNEENPETYVYADRLIDCLIQLKQYDRGLEIAKKYEGEPEFDGQVQVRIGELYHFKEEIETALDIWNANLETHSRQLQLYITTARTMVSRREYMEAVDVYKQARTVFQNDRLFFGDIANAYMRAGEYELAIEEWLNLLEASPNQISFIQRSLLRYNDPILYDITIIELNDRLDNISISSPNYQTFYQLQIWLLQENKLYRRALAAAKEYESRSDSYNYSLFNLGRQLTDNNEFELAREAFTFYTDNAYGEIKWRGMEELADTYSKWAKYIDDYNLDFSNKRDSLYKLATTMLDSIEIETNSYSGMGNVQLKRAELALDHVFDLDKAQAALRKLKNLPAMRDSPEIPYLEGRIHLAKKEFTEARISFTRANKQAEIGELAEKTRYFLALTDFYSGDYEFAGIQLKSLGRQNTSYYANDALELRLWLQQGTASDTTGENLSRFADAVFKENNGASEESAQAFLSMIDDEGFTALKDDALLFFVESPHIKKEIKYNELSVYLASNAATPIKEKLLWEQAKLAEQTNIELVKNACGSAEDCFFNLDSTNSLQEISPKDIYEKLILEYPQGFYAPYARERLTALTNQNS, encoded by the coding sequence ATGAAGAAATTATTCAGAACTATTTTCTCTTTTTTTATTGTCGGGTTTTTGGCCTGTCCGGTCTTTGCTCAAAACAACAGCGATTTTCAGCTTGCTACCCGCCTTATGCAGCAACAGCAATATGCTGATGCCCTCCCTTTGCTTCAGGAATTGAACGAGGAGAATCCAGAAACTTATGTATATGCTGACCGGCTTATCGATTGCCTCATCCAGTTGAAGCAATATGATCGTGGTTTAGAGATAGCCAAAAAATATGAAGGAGAGCCCGAATTCGATGGACAGGTTCAGGTACGGATTGGAGAACTCTATCATTTCAAAGAAGAAATTGAAACCGCATTGGATATTTGGAATGCCAATCTTGAAACTCATTCCCGGCAATTGCAGCTCTATATAACCACAGCCAGAACCATGGTTAGTCGGCGTGAGTATATGGAAGCCGTAGATGTTTATAAACAAGCCCGTACCGTATTCCAAAATGACCGGTTGTTCTTTGGTGATATTGCCAACGCCTACATGAGAGCCGGTGAATACGAACTGGCTATTGAAGAATGGCTTAACTTATTGGAAGCTTCACCCAACCAAATTTCATTTATTCAGCGAAGCTTACTGAGATATAATGATCCCATTCTCTACGACATTACCATAATTGAACTGAATGATCGACTGGACAACATTTCCATTTCTTCGCCAAATTATCAAACTTTTTACCAGCTCCAGATCTGGTTGCTCCAGGAAAATAAACTCTACCGGCGGGCACTTGCAGCTGCCAAAGAATATGAAAGCCGATCTGACTCATATAATTATTCCCTATTCAATCTCGGCCGGCAGCTTACTGATAACAACGAATTTGAGTTGGCTCGAGAGGCATTCACCTTCTACACCGATAATGCCTACGGCGAAATAAAATGGAGAGGCATGGAAGAACTTGCCGATACCTACTCCAAATGGGCTAAATACATTGATGATTACAATCTCGACTTCAGCAACAAACGAGATAGCCTGTACAAATTAGCCACAACCATGCTGGATTCTATTGAAATAGAAACGAATAGTTACAGCGGTATGGGTAATGTGCAGCTAAAAAGAGCTGAACTGGCGCTTGATCATGTTTTCGATCTTGATAAAGCACAGGCAGCCCTCAGAAAACTAAAAAATCTTCCAGCCATGCGCGACTCTCCCGAAATCCCCTATTTAGAGGGTAGAATCCATCTTGCCAAAAAAGAATTTACCGAAGCGCGTATCAGCTTTACCCGGGCCAATAAACAAGCCGAGATTGGTGAACTCGCTGAAAAGACCCGATATTTTCTGGCTCTCACCGATTTTTATTCCGGAGATTATGAGTTTGCCGGTATTCAGTTAAAATCACTTGGGCGACAAAATACATCTTATTATGCCAATGACGCTCTGGAACTCCGTTTATGGCTGCAACAGGGAACAGCATCAGATACCACCGGTGAAAATTTATCCCGATTCGCAGATGCTGTTTTTAAAGAAAACAATGGTGCTTCAGAAGAAAGTGCCCAGGCATTTCTTAGTATGATTGATGATGAAGGCTTTACTGCTCTAAAAGATGACGCTCTGCTTTTCTTTGTGGAATCTCCCCATATCAAAAAAGAAATTAAATATAATGAGCTCAGTGTTTACCTGGCTTCAAATGCAGCAACCCCCATTAAGGAGAAACTATTATGGGAACAGGCTAAGCTGGCAGAACAAACAAATATCGAGTTGGTAAAAAATGCCTGTGGATCTGCTGAAGATTGCTTTTTCAATCTTGATTCGACAAATTCATTACAAGAAATTTCGCCGAAAGATATTTACGAAAAGCTTATTCTGGAATATCCACAAGGCTTTTATGCACCTTATGCAAGAGAACGATTAACTGCTTTAACCAATCAAAATTCCTGA
- a CDS encoding asparagine synthetase B has protein sequence MIKRFLSLLIFALAPLFMISAQQHVIISMDASQTNHLKAYGVVFNHITDGYTAQWLLNYRGGSFLAKVENDIVRKSRLRNVSLETISASEAQRIIAEVESNSSNTAVVNLEKAPKIAVYTPDQALPWDDAVTLALTYAEVEYDKIWDVEVLEGKLDEYDWLHLHHEDFTGQYGKFWASYRNMPWYIAQVKQMEAMASELGYSSVSEQKKEVARTIKRYVGNGGFLFAMCSGTDTFDIALAAEGVDIAPEQFDGDPADPNAQEKLDFNKTLAFENFEIVLNPSEYEHADIDVPVSINRVDQSLDFFTLFEFSAKWDPVPTMLTQNHVSSVRGFYGQTTAFQKDKVKSSSVILGESPGREQVKYIHGNYGRGTFTFYAGHDPEDYTHRVNDPPTDLALHPNSPGYRLILNNILFPAAKKKKKKT, from the coding sequence ATGATCAAGAGATTTTTATCGCTACTAATTTTTGCGCTTGCACCACTATTTATGATCAGTGCTCAACAGCATGTTATTATTTCAATGGATGCTTCACAGACTAATCATTTGAAAGCATATGGTGTAGTATTTAATCATATCACTGATGGCTACACTGCTCAGTGGTTACTGAACTATAGAGGCGGCAGTTTTCTGGCCAAGGTTGAAAATGATATCGTCAGAAAAAGCAGGCTTCGAAATGTATCACTCGAAACCATCAGTGCTTCCGAAGCCCAGCGTATTATTGCCGAAGTGGAAAGCAACAGTAGTAATACCGCGGTTGTAAATCTCGAAAAAGCCCCAAAAATAGCGGTTTATACTCCTGATCAGGCTCTCCCCTGGGATGATGCGGTTACGCTTGCTCTTACCTACGCCGAAGTAGAATATGATAAAATCTGGGATGTGGAAGTATTGGAAGGAAAGCTTGATGAATACGACTGGCTTCACCTGCATCATGAAGACTTCACCGGTCAGTATGGAAAATTCTGGGCCAGTTACCGAAATATGCCCTGGTATATTGCTCAGGTCAAACAAATGGAAGCCATGGCCAGTGAACTGGGCTACTCTTCGGTGAGTGAGCAGAAAAAAGAAGTCGCCCGCACTATCAAACGCTATGTAGGTAATGGTGGGTTTCTGTTTGCGATGTGCTCAGGTACCGATACCTTCGATATTGCCCTCGCTGCAGAAGGCGTGGATATCGCCCCCGAGCAATTTGATGGCGATCCGGCAGATCCAAATGCCCAGGAAAAGCTGGATTTCAACAAAACACTGGCCTTTGAGAATTTCGAAATAGTATTGAATCCGAGCGAATATGAGCATGCCGATATTGACGTCCCGGTAAGTATTAACCGGGTTGACCAATCGCTGGATTTCTTCACCCTGTTTGAGTTTTCGGCTAAATGGGATCCGGTTCCTACCATGCTAACCCAGAATCACGTTAGCAGTGTACGAGGTTTTTACGGACAAACCACTGCTTTCCAGAAAGACAAAGTGAAATCTTCTTCCGTTATTCTTGGAGAATCTCCGGGAAGGGAACAGGTCAAATATATTCACGGAAACTATGGCCGTGGAACCTTCACCTTTTACGCCGGACATGATCCTGAAGACTACACACATCGAGTAAATGATCCTCCAACAGATTTAGCCCTTCACCCAAACAGTCCGGGCTATCGGCTCATCCTGAATAACATCCTCTTCCCCGCCGCTAAAAAGAAGAAGAAAAAAACTTAA
- the mazG gene encoding nucleoside triphosphate pyrophosphohydrolase, with the protein MKPSRKFEDLVELVAILRRECPWDRKQTHESIKDNLIEEAYEAIEALDNHDYDEFKKELGDLLLHVVFHSRMATETKTFDMGDVIHTLMEKLIRRHPHVFGDTEVDGEGQVSENWENIKLKEGKKSTLDGLPAHLPALIRAQRMQEKAANVGFDWPEWKLAWEKLDEELQEFRQALEGNDPDELSNEFGDVLFSLVNVSRYFELNAEDSLRKTNSKFEKRFRYIEKKLKEQDKALKDATLEEMDVFWNEAKKQR; encoded by the coding sequence ATGAAGCCAAGCCGGAAGTTTGAGGACCTTGTAGAGCTAGTAGCTATTCTCAGGAGAGAATGTCCGTGGGATCGAAAACAAACCCATGAATCTATTAAGGATAACCTGATCGAAGAAGCCTACGAGGCAATTGAAGCTCTTGATAATCACGACTATGATGAGTTTAAAAAAGAGCTCGGTGACCTGCTGCTTCATGTAGTTTTTCATTCCCGCATGGCAACTGAAACAAAAACTTTTGACATGGGAGACGTCATTCACACATTGATGGAAAAGCTTATCCGGCGACATCCACATGTTTTTGGTGATACTGAAGTTGATGGTGAAGGACAGGTTTCAGAGAACTGGGAAAACATCAAACTCAAAGAAGGAAAGAAATCTACATTAGATGGACTACCTGCCCATCTTCCTGCTTTAATCAGGGCACAGCGCATGCAGGAGAAAGCAGCGAATGTAGGATTCGACTGGCCGGAGTGGAAACTAGCCTGGGAAAAACTGGATGAAGAGTTACAAGAATTCAGGCAAGCGCTGGAGGGAAATGATCCGGATGAACTTTCCAATGAATTTGGGGATGTTTTATTTTCTCTGGTAAATGTTAGCCGGTATTTTGAACTTAATGCTGAAGACAGTCTCCGAAAAACAAACTCTAAGTTTGAAAAACGGTTTCGCTACATCGAGAAAAAGCTAAAGGAACAGGATAAAGCACTTAAAGATGCCACACTGGAAGAAATGGATGTCTTCTGGAATGAGGCAAAGAAGCAGCGTTAG
- a CDS encoding DUF2306 domain-containing protein: MDSYQFDLIGFIHFSFAILSMILGAVIIFTKKGGSIHKKLGYAYCLSMVGLNVSALLIYKLFGFFGPFHVFALISLGSVIGGFVPAFLKKPEGSWLEYHYEFMNWSVVGLYAAFWSETFTRFFSFADWGGFWMLVGSATGVTVAVGAYLIKKKKNYFIEKFGNKKWTAVD; this comes from the coding sequence ATGGATTCATATCAATTTGACCTGATCGGGTTTATACATTTCAGCTTCGCCATTCTTTCCATGATCTTAGGCGCGGTCATCATTTTCACAAAGAAAGGAGGATCGATACATAAAAAGTTAGGATATGCTTATTGCCTATCAATGGTTGGACTGAATGTATCTGCTTTGTTGATTTACAAGCTTTTTGGTTTTTTTGGCCCTTTTCATGTGTTTGCTTTGATAAGTTTGGGCAGTGTAATCGGCGGATTTGTTCCAGCTTTTTTAAAGAAACCTGAAGGTAGCTGGCTGGAATATCATTATGAGTTTATGAACTGGTCGGTAGTTGGATTGTATGCGGCATTTTGGTCGGAAACCTTTACCCGATTTTTTAGCTTTGCAGACTGGGGTGGCTTTTGGATGCTGGTTGGAAGTGCAACTGGGGTCACCGTTGCAGTTGGAGCTTACCTGATTAAAAAGAAGAAAAATTACTTTATTGAAAAGTTTGGGAATAAGAAATGGACGGCGGTAGACTAA